DNA from Candidatus Baltobacteraceae bacterium:
CTGCCCGCGCCGGCCGTGTGGTCGACCGTCCTCATGACGATCGTCATGCTGCTGTTCGGCGAAATCGTTCCGAAAACGATCGCGACGAGCGACAACGAACGCTGGGCGCTGCGGCTCGGCAAAGCGATGTGCTTTTTCGCGATCGCGCTCACGCCGATCGCGCGAACTTTTCAGTTCTTGACCGAACTCGTGCTGCGGCCGTTCGGCGTCAAGCACGGGCAGCAGATCTACATAACCGAAGAAGACATCCGCACGCTGATCAACGTCGGCGCGGAACAGCGCGTCATCGAAGAGGGCGAGCGCGAGATGATCCATTCGATCATCGAGTTCGGCGACACGATCGTGCGCGAAGTCATGACGCCGCGCCCGGAGATGGTGGCCGTCTCGGTGGACGATCCGCCGCGCCGCGTGCTCGAAGTCGTGATCGCCGAAGGCTACTCGAAACTGCCCGTCTATCAGGAATCCAAAGACGACATCATCGGGGTGATTCACGACCGCGAGCTGCTCGTCGCTTTGGCCAACGGAACGATCTCGCAAGCGAGTTTGCGCGCATTGATGCGGCCGGCCGTACACGTTCCCGAAAGCAAGCGGCTGGCGGACCTGCTGCGCGAGATGCAGCGCGATAAATTTACGCTCGCGATCGTCGTCGACGAGTACGGCGGCACCGCCGGTTTGGTGACGATGGAGGATTTGCTTGAAGAGATCGTCGGCGAGATTCGCGACGAGCACGACGTCGACGAGCAAGAAGCGATTCACGTGGTTTCCCCGACCGAAGCCGTCGTAGAGGCGGGGACGAACATCGAAGATCTCAACGCCAAACTCGGAACGGTGATTCCCAGCGACGACTTCGAGACGATCGGCGGCTACACGGTGGGTTTATTCGGCCGGCTTCCGGCCGAAGGCGAAGAGATCGACGCCGACGACCATACGCGGCTGCGCGTCGACCGGACGCGCGGACGGCGCATCCTTTTGGTGCGCGTGTTCACCAACGGCATAACCCAGCTCAAGCCGCAGTCCGAAGTGGAGACGAGCGACGCAAGCACGCGCCTATAAGACGCGCGGCATCGTCATTCGCGGACGCCAGCTCGGCGAAGCCGATCGCATCTTCACGCTCTTTACACTCGAGCGCGGGAAACTCGACGCGGTTGCAAAAGGCGTCCGTCGTCCGCGCAGCCATCTCGCGGGACGCTTAGAGTTTGGAAATGAGTGTGCGTTTGGAATGCATCACGGACGTTCGCTCGACGTCATCGTATCGGCCGACATCGTGACGGCGCCGTGGACGAAGCTGGTCGAACCCGAGCGATACGCCGTTGCCTCGGTCGCGGCCGAGCTGATCGATGCGTTTTGCGAACCGGATTTGGAACTGCCCGAGGTGTACGCGCTTTTCTCAGGAATGCTCGGCGCCGTGACCTCGTCGCAAGAACCCCGCGCGCTGTTGCCGCGTTTTTCGCTACGTCTATTGGATCTGCTGGGCTTGGCTCCCCCGGCCGGCGACTGCGTGCGCTGCGCGACGGCGCTGGGGGACGCACGTGCGTGGGTCGATGCGCAAGCCGGTGGATTCATCGATGCGGCGTGTCGCGAGCGGTGGCGAGATCTTCCCGAAGCCGATGCGGCCGATCGCGAAAACTTTGCCGCGCTCCGCGCGCCTAAGGACGCGACGTCCGCCGGGCTGCGCGCGCGTCCGCTCGTGGCGCGCGCGATCGACGATTTGCTCGCGCACCATCTCGGGCGCCGTCCGAAATCGGGCGCGCATCTGGCCGAGTTTAGCTCGCGGTAAAGGCAGCGCTATGGCCATTATGGCGCTCGACGTCGGAAGCAAGCGCATCGGCGTGGCCGTTGCCGATCCCAGCCGCACCTTCGCGTTGCCGGCGACGACGGTCGAGCGAAGCAATCTCAAAGCCGATCTCGCGCGCCTGCGCGAGCTCTTCGAAGAACACGGCGTCGACGAACTGATCATCGGCGATCCCATAGCGCTTTCGGGGGAGCGCGGAATCGCCGCTCAAAAGATGGACGAGTTCGTCGAACGGCTGCGCGCGGTCTACGACGGAGCGATTCATCGCGTCGACGAGCGCATGACGACGGCTGCGGCGACCAAAACGCTCATCGCCGCGGACGTGTCGCGCGCGAAACGCAAACGCGCGGTCGACGCAATGGCTGCCGCGCTCATCCTGGAAACGTACCTGGCGCGCCGTGGGCGGGAAACCCCCTGAAGGGTTTGCTTCGCGCCGCCGGCTGGGCGCTGTTCGTTGCGATCGTCGTTGCAGCGGGTGCCGCTACGTGGTTTTACGCGACGGCGTATCGCGACACGACGTTACCCGCGCACGAGACGCAAGTCGTGATCGCGCGCGGGTCGACGTTCGACGAGATCGCGCGTCAGCTCGCGCGCGAAGGCGTGGTCGGCAACTATACGGCGTTCCGGCTCCTGGCGCGCATCCGCGGCGAAGAAGCCGGCGCGCACGCCGGCGAATACCGGTTCGCGGCGCACCAAACGCAAAGTGCCGTGCTCGAGGCGCTCATGACGGGCGGCGCGCAAGTCGCGGTATGGGTGACGATCCCCGAAGGTTTTACGGCGCAAGAGATCGCCGAGCGACTGAAAGAAAGCGGCGTCGGAACGGCGCAGCCGTTTGCGAGCGCGTTTGCCCACGATTCGATCGTGGTCGACGGCGCGCGAACCAAGAGTCTCGAGGGCTTTCTCTTTCCCAGCACGTACCTGGTGTCGCTTGGTGCCGGTCCGCAGCAAGTCGAATCGCAGCT
Protein-coding regions in this window:
- a CDS encoding hemolysin family protein gives rise to the protein MNTDPSRSSPEALIFQIVALVVLVLLAAFFAASEAALISISRLRARSIAERGVLGSDTLVTVVEDKNRFLTSILVGNTIVLMASDSLATYVAINLNLPAPAVWSTVLMTIVMLLFGEIVPKTIATSDNERWALRLGKAMCFFAIALTPIARTFQFLTELVLRPFGVKHGQQIYITEEDIRTLINVGAEQRVIEEGEREMIHSIIEFGDTIVREVMTPRPEMVAVSVDDPPRRVLEVVIAEGYSKLPVYQESKDDIIGVIHDRELLVALANGTISQASLRALMRPAVHVPESKRLADLLREMQRDKFTLAIVVDEYGGTAGLVTMEDLLEEIVGEIRDEHDVDEQEAIHVVSPTEAVVEAGTNIEDLNAKLGTVIPSDDFETIGGYTVGLFGRLPAEGEEIDADDHTRLRVDRTRGRRILLVRVFTNGITQLKPQSEVETSDASTRL
- the recO gene encoding DNA repair protein RecO produces the protein MVIRGRQLGEADRIFTLFTLERGKLDAVAKGVRRPRSHLAGRLEFGNECAFGMHHGRSLDVIVSADIVTAPWTKLVEPERYAVASVAAELIDAFCEPDLELPEVYALFSGMLGAVTSSQEPRALLPRFSLRLLDLLGLAPPAGDCVRCATALGDARAWVDAQAGGFIDAACRERWRDLPEADAADRENFAALRAPKDATSAGLRARPLVARAIDDLLAHHLGRRPKSGAHLAEFSSR
- the ruvX gene encoding Holliday junction resolvase RuvX, encoding MAIMALDVGSKRIGVAVADPSRTFALPATTVERSNLKADLARLRELFEEHGVDELIIGDPIALSGERGIAAQKMDEFVERLRAVYDGAIHRVDERMTTAAATKTLIAADVSRAKRKRAVDAMAAALILETYLARRGRETP
- the mltG gene encoding endolytic transglycosylase MltG, whose translation is MLRAAGWALFVAIVVAAGAATWFYATAYRDTTLPAHETQVVIARGSTFDEIARQLAREGVVGNYTAFRLLARIRGEEAGAHAGEYRFAAHQTQSAVLEALMTGGAQVAVWVTIPEGFTAQEIAERLKESGVGTAQPFASAFAHDSIVVDGARTKSLEGFLFPSTYLVSLGAGPQQVESQLTGEFFARLPRDAAARSKRLGVTVPQAVTVASLVEREAKADADRPLIASVIYNRLRLRMPLQVDATIEYALPSHKNELSFADLRIDSPYNTYTHAGLPPTPIANPGLPSLEAALSPSKTDFLYYVYCGNGRHAFAKTLTEHQANVARCLH